One Akkermansiaceae bacterium genomic region harbors:
- the obgE gene encoding GTPase ObgE: MFIDHIRIIAQAGDGGNGVVHFRREKFRPKGGPDGGDGGDGGSVILRVDPSVDNLKAYSYDPKLICKGGEHGAGNRKHGRTSKDKIGRVPPGTVVYRSNATTVSEAVELERSETGIDLQPIADLTEYGEEFVLCKGGKGGKGNWHYKTSTNQAPEEHTLGTEAESGVFYLELRRIADAGMVGFPNAGKSTLVNKLSHATPKIGSYPFTTLNPMVGVVEFANYRRCTVADIPGLIEGAHENRGLGHEFLRHITRCKLLLFVIDMAGSEGRDPIEDLQTLRTEIKMYDEDLAKFEWIIIANKMDLEGAEENLALFRARFPKQTIIPLSADTEEGLEALRQELDQRVGYRKDKGAK; encoded by the coding sequence ATGTTTATCGATCACATCAGGATTATTGCCCAGGCGGGTGATGGAGGCAATGGCGTCGTCCATTTCCGCAGGGAAAAATTTCGTCCGAAAGGTGGTCCTGACGGCGGTGACGGTGGTGACGGCGGTTCGGTGATCCTCCGCGTCGATCCCTCGGTGGATAATCTCAAGGCCTATTCCTACGATCCCAAGCTCATTTGCAAAGGCGGCGAACACGGTGCCGGCAACCGCAAGCATGGAAGAACGTCCAAGGACAAGATTGGCCGGGTCCCGCCGGGCACCGTGGTCTACCGCAGTAACGCAACCACCGTCTCCGAAGCGGTCGAGCTGGAGCGCAGCGAAACCGGAATCGACCTCCAACCGATCGCCGACCTGACCGAATACGGTGAGGAGTTTGTACTGTGCAAAGGGGGTAAGGGGGGCAAGGGCAACTGGCATTACAAAACCTCCACCAACCAGGCTCCGGAAGAGCATACCCTCGGCACCGAGGCCGAATCCGGCGTGTTCTACCTTGAGCTGCGCCGCATCGCCGACGCCGGCATGGTCGGATTTCCCAACGCAGGCAAGTCGACCCTCGTCAACAAACTCTCGCATGCGACACCTAAAATAGGCAGTTACCCCTTCACCACGCTGAACCCGATGGTGGGTGTGGTGGAGTTTGCCAATTACCGGCGTTGCACGGTGGCGGACATACCAGGCCTGATCGAGGGAGCCCATGAGAACCGGGGGCTTGGCCACGAGTTCCTGCGCCACATCACCCGTTGCAAGCTGCTGCTCTTTGTCATTGATATGGCCGGCAGCGAAGGTCGTGACCCAATCGAAGACCTGCAGACGCTCCGAACCGAGATCAAGATGTACGATGAAGATCTCGCCAAGTTCGAGTGGATCATCATCGCCAATAAAATGGATCTCGAAGGTGCCGAGGAAAACCTCGCCCTTTTCCGGGCACGCTTCCCGAAACAAACCATCATCCCGCTGTCAGCCGATACGGAAGAAGGCCTCGAAGCGCTGCGCCAGGAACTCGACCAGCGGGTAGGTTACCGGAAGGACAAGGGAGCTAAGTGA
- the rpsP gene encoding 30S ribosomal protein S16 yields MLTLRLNRQGTKDRPFYKIVAVDSRKRRDGRYIEQIGVYNPMEEGVNYTIDVTKADEWISKGAQPSDTVRDIIKKARKEALASEA; encoded by the coding sequence ATGCTTACTCTCAGACTTAACCGCCAAGGCACCAAGGATCGTCCCTTTTACAAGATCGTTGCTGTCGACAGCCGCAAGCGCCGTGACGGTCGTTACATCGAGCAAATCGGTGTCTACAATCCCATGGAGGAAGGTGTGAACTACACCATCGACGTCACCAAGGCTGATGAATGGATCTCCAAAGGAGCCCAGCCATCCGATACCGTGCGCGACATCATCAAAAAGGCCCGTAAAGAGGCTCTCGCGTCCGAAGCTTAA
- a CDS encoding ABC transporter ATP-binding protein: MEETPAVQINHLVKEFPSPFRKTKVKAVDDVSLTIMPGEVYGLIGPNGSGKSTTMKALLGLLAPTAGSCHVFGKNSLKTDSRQEIGFLPENPYFYKHLNGEETLRFYAKLCGMRGKEVQQKVDEMLEMVSLQDARKRRVGGYSKGMLQRIGLAQALIHEPRLLILDEPTAGVDPVGSRQIRDLIVDLKERGVTVFLCSHLLEQVQEVCDHVGIIFKGKLVKEGRLDDLIAIEDQTEVIIKNASPRMLARIRAVIADSENAEFVHMGKPRTTLERLFLSEARKSDAKETGPDQQRGDDGPGDEQTEPASEKGAHNA; encoded by the coding sequence ATGGAAGAAACGCCCGCTGTTCAAATCAACCATCTGGTCAAGGAGTTCCCCTCGCCTTTCCGGAAGACGAAGGTCAAAGCCGTTGATGATGTCTCCCTGACCATCATGCCCGGTGAGGTCTATGGCCTGATCGGCCCCAATGGCTCGGGAAAATCAACCACGATGAAAGCCCTGCTGGGTCTACTGGCACCCACCGCCGGCAGCTGCCATGTGTTTGGAAAAAACTCGCTCAAAACCGACTCCCGACAGGAAATCGGCTTCCTGCCCGAAAATCCGTATTTTTACAAGCATCTCAATGGCGAGGAAACACTCAGGTTTTACGCAAAACTCTGTGGAATGCGCGGCAAAGAAGTCCAGCAGAAGGTCGATGAAATGCTGGAAATGGTTTCTCTTCAAGACGCGCGCAAGCGTAGGGTCGGTGGCTACTCCAAGGGGATGTTGCAACGGATCGGACTGGCACAAGCACTGATCCACGAGCCACGACTCCTTATCCTGGATGAGCCGACCGCTGGCGTCGACCCCGTAGGTTCACGCCAGATCAGGGACTTGATCGTCGATCTCAAGGAGCGCGGGGTCACTGTATTCCTCTGCTCCCATCTGCTGGAACAGGTCCAGGAAGTCTGCGACCACGTCGGCATCATCTTTAAGGGAAAACTGGTCAAGGAAGGCCGGCTGGACGATCTCATTGCCATCGAGGACCAGACGGAGGTCATCATTAAAAACGCCAGTCCCCGGATGCTGGCCCGGATTCGAGCGGTGATCGCCGACTCCGAGAATGCGGAATTCGTCCACATGGGTAAACCGAGAACCACCTTGGAACGTCTGTTCCTCAGTGAGGCCAGGAAATCGGACGCCAAGGAGACCGGACCTGATCAACAGCGGGGCGATGACGGACCAGGCGATGAACAAACGGAACCAGCCAGCGAGAAAGGAGCACACAATGCGTAG
- a CDS encoding ABC transporter permease subunit, producing MRRNGFFSPARILVIAGHTFTHLVRMKVFYFLAVFAILMLAMSYFEGPWSRAADDSAEQVLIDIKGWASGAMLIFSIIIAIASTALLIPKDLEDRTLYTILSKPVPRFDYLLGKLLGVFCLIGISLLLMDVMLSVILHYRTEQLLVEEMEIAKALKWPKEYVETRYADISSQGVTWSLQAGIGALFMKACIMAAIALLISTFSSSTLFTIVISVVIFCIGHFTADARNYWLHTSGKDASKHVKFLSQAAALVFPDFQLFNINDATNKGKVISPDLFVHLVKLTFFYTGIYSILAWFTFRKKEF from the coding sequence ATGCGTAGAAACGGATTTTTCTCCCCGGCCCGCATCCTGGTTATAGCGGGCCACACCTTTACCCATCTGGTGAGAATGAAGGTGTTCTATTTCCTGGCCGTCTTCGCCATCCTGATGCTGGCAATGAGCTATTTCGAAGGACCATGGAGCCGTGCCGCCGATGATTCCGCTGAGCAAGTCCTTATCGATATCAAGGGGTGGGCATCGGGCGCGATGTTGATTTTTTCCATCATCATCGCGATTGCGTCGACCGCACTGCTGATCCCGAAAGACCTCGAAGACCGGACCCTTTATACCATCTTGAGCAAACCTGTGCCACGCTTCGACTACCTGCTCGGGAAGCTGTTAGGTGTTTTTTGCCTGATCGGGATTTCCTTGTTACTGATGGATGTCATGCTGTCGGTGATCCTGCATTACCGGACCGAACAGCTCCTGGTTGAGGAGATGGAAATTGCCAAGGCACTCAAATGGCCCAAGGAATACGTCGAGACACGCTATGCGGACATCAGTAGCCAGGGCGTCACGTGGAGTCTACAAGCGGGTATCGGCGCCCTGTTTATGAAGGCCTGCATCATGGCCGCCATCGCGTTGCTGATCTCCACATTCTCGAGTTCAACCCTCTTTACCATCGTTATTTCCGTTGTGATCTTCTGCATCGGCCACTTCACCGCTGACGCCCGCAATTACTGGCTGCACACGTCCGGAAAGGATGCTTCCAAACACGTGAAATTCTTGTCGCAGGCCGCTGCTCTCGTTTTCCCCGACTTCCAGCTCTTCAATATCAATGACGCCACCAACAAGGGCAAGGTCATTAGTCCGGATTTGTTTGTCCACCTTGTGAAGCTGACCTTTTTCTACACAGGCATCTACAGCATCCTCGCCTGGTTCACCTTCAGGAAAAAAGAATTTTAA
- a CDS encoding 9-O-acetylesterase produces the protein MRFPLTPVLILALCSQAWSLTLPTVFTDHMVLQRGQNVPVWGTADPGAGVTVSFAGQTQSVKAGADGKWRVDLSALKASTESRELTVTSGSSETVIKDVLVGEVWLCSGQSNMQWSMRQSENGKEAIAAANHPLIRLYNTPRVPSAVPLDKINASWQVCQPRAVEHFSAVAYYFGRKLQKELDVPVGLLLSAWGGTRIEPWTPPCGFEGIKEVADIHAMVQSTLPGAPVYQKKLSAYFEAMKQWQSTSEKAFAEGRPVTAPPRFPDGLVLTGNQQTPTKLYNGMLHAHIPFAIKGAIWYQGESNYREGKVYTQKTKALLQGWRKLWGYDFPYYFVQIAPFKYGNDAAELLPEFWEAQADIVRTIPKTGMVVVSDHATLNNIHPPNKLVPGTRLALLALANDYGKDVVSSGPVFKSLEQLGDSLKLDFDHAKGLKTNDGKAPDWFEVAGKEGEFKQAAAVIQGESVMVKSAEVAEPLAVRFAWHKLATPNLVNGAGLPTAAFRAGKLPVPMNSASTNVPEAKGYRVIYQVDIPRDADYSGSAPRYQVDNSTKDRAAFQRIAYYLELEQNNGTKQYVFAAMDKFTDELKKIGVPTASSGARFMQNVEALTVRTNVKGLTECTNSDGGNIEFWPGNYASGNANNIRGAKAEVYDFGDQAVQQIPGYGCMQVHHWKTQQTAFALNHWGKYGTVDVGIGNSAGKTRDWTFTGNANDYKVIRLTVMVK, from the coding sequence ATGAGATTTCCACTGACTCCAGTTCTTATTCTTGCCCTTTGCTCGCAGGCATGGTCGTTGACCCTGCCTACGGTTTTTACCGACCACATGGTTCTCCAGCGAGGGCAGAACGTTCCCGTATGGGGGACGGCTGACCCCGGTGCCGGGGTGACTGTTTCTTTTGCCGGCCAGACACAATCGGTGAAAGCCGGTGCTGACGGCAAGTGGCGTGTTGATCTTTCAGCACTCAAGGCATCCACTGAATCCAGGGAGCTCACCGTGACGTCGGGATCGTCCGAAACGGTGATCAAGGACGTGCTTGTGGGGGAAGTGTGGCTCTGCTCGGGGCAGTCCAACATGCAGTGGAGCATGCGGCAAAGCGAGAACGGCAAGGAGGCAATCGCCGCAGCCAATCATCCCTTGATCCGACTCTACAACACACCGCGCGTTCCATCGGCTGTCCCCCTGGATAAAATCAACGCCAGCTGGCAGGTGTGTCAGCCTCGGGCGGTCGAACATTTTTCCGCCGTCGCTTATTACTTTGGCAGGAAGCTTCAGAAGGAGCTTGATGTGCCGGTAGGGCTTCTCCTGAGTGCGTGGGGAGGGACCCGGATTGAACCATGGACGCCACCGTGTGGCTTTGAAGGGATCAAGGAGGTCGCTGACATCCACGCCATGGTGCAGAGCACTTTGCCGGGGGCGCCCGTCTATCAAAAAAAACTGTCTGCCTATTTTGAAGCGATGAAACAATGGCAGTCCACCAGTGAAAAAGCCTTTGCTGAGGGGCGGCCCGTCACGGCACCTCCCAGGTTCCCCGATGGCTTGGTGCTAACGGGTAATCAACAGACGCCTACCAAACTCTACAACGGCATGCTGCATGCGCACATACCGTTTGCGATCAAAGGTGCCATTTGGTACCAGGGGGAATCGAACTACCGCGAGGGCAAGGTCTATACCCAAAAGACAAAGGCTCTCCTCCAAGGATGGCGCAAACTGTGGGGTTATGATTTCCCCTACTACTTCGTCCAGATCGCGCCCTTTAAATACGGTAACGATGCTGCTGAGCTGCTGCCTGAATTCTGGGAAGCGCAAGCAGACATCGTTAGAACCATTCCGAAGACAGGTATGGTTGTCGTCAGCGACCACGCGACCCTCAACAACATCCACCCGCCGAACAAACTGGTTCCGGGAACCCGCCTTGCCTTGCTGGCCCTGGCAAACGACTATGGTAAAGACGTCGTATCATCCGGCCCCGTGTTTAAGAGCCTCGAACAACTAGGGGACTCGCTGAAGTTGGATTTTGATCACGCCAAGGGGTTGAAAACCAACGATGGCAAGGCACCCGATTGGTTTGAAGTCGCCGGTAAAGAGGGGGAGTTCAAACAAGCGGCCGCCGTCATCCAGGGCGAGTCCGTGATGGTGAAATCGGCTGAAGTCGCCGAGCCGCTGGCGGTCCGGTTTGCGTGGCATAAACTAGCAACACCCAATCTCGTCAATGGTGCGGGTCTGCCGACTGCGGCATTCCGTGCCGGAAAACTGCCTGTTCCCATGAACTCAGCTTCAACAAACGTTCCTGAGGCAAAGGGATACCGTGTGATCTATCAGGTGGATATTCCCCGGGATGCCGACTACTCCGGTAGCGCCCCCCGTTACCAGGTCGATAACAGCACCAAGGACCGCGCCGCTTTTCAACGCATCGCCTACTACCTCGAACTTGAGCAGAACAATGGCACCAAACAGTATGTGTTTGCAGCCATGGACAAATTCACCGACGAGTTGAAGAAAATCGGGGTGCCGACAGCATCCAGTGGTGCCCGGTTCATGCAGAATGTCGAAGCCCTGACGGTCCGCACGAATGTCAAGGGGCTGACCGAATGCACAAATTCAGATGGAGGTAACATCGAGTTCTGGCCCGGGAATTATGCCTCAGGCAATGCAAATAACATCCGGGGAGCCAAAGCCGAGGTCTATGACTTTGGCGATCAAGCGGTGCAGCAGATTCCCGGATACGGATGTATGCAGGTGCATCACTGGAAGACCCAACAAACGGCCTTTGCTTTGAATCATTGGGGGAAATATGGCACTGTCGATGTTGGAATTGGAAACTCAGCGGGGAAGACCCGTGACTGGACGTTCACCGGCAATGCAAATGATTATAAAGTCATCCGCCTCACCGTGATGGTGAAATAG
- a CDS encoding acetyl xylan esterase: MKIACCMAVALMMSVGSTLAEGAGKHLFILTGQSNMAGLDPGESFTPTVNKEFGADNVIVIKHAQGGQPIHRWDKRWKDPEGKTPKQSGDIYQATMAKVKAAIKGQEIQSVTFLWMQGERDARMEWGDLYEASLKRLIKQVSDDLDFENLNFVIGRISDYDMANKRYKHWTKIRDIQVKLAKGSPRGDWVDTDDLNEGKNRQGKVIKNDLHYSVAGYKLFGQRLAEKAIALINQ; the protein is encoded by the coding sequence ATGAAAATTGCATGTTGTATGGCAGTTGCCCTGATGATGTCCGTTGGAAGCACTCTGGCGGAAGGGGCGGGCAAACACCTCTTCATTCTCACCGGACAGTCGAATATGGCGGGTCTCGACCCCGGGGAAAGCTTCACCCCAACCGTTAACAAGGAGTTTGGTGCGGATAATGTCATTGTCATCAAACACGCACAAGGAGGCCAGCCGATCCATCGGTGGGACAAACGATGGAAGGATCCCGAAGGGAAAACACCCAAGCAATCGGGTGATATCTATCAAGCTACCATGGCCAAGGTAAAGGCCGCGATCAAAGGCCAGGAAATCCAGTCGGTCACCTTTCTCTGGATGCAGGGAGAGAGGGATGCCCGTATGGAGTGGGGGGATCTTTATGAAGCCAGTCTGAAGCGGTTGATCAAGCAAGTCAGCGATGATCTGGACTTTGAGAACCTCAATTTCGTGATTGGCCGTATCAGTGATTACGACATGGCAAACAAACGTTACAAACACTGGACCAAAATAAGGGACATCCAGGTGAAGCTGGCCAAGGGCAGCCCCCGCGGTGACTGGGTGGATACTGACGATTTGAATGAGGGTAAAAACCGCCAGGGCAAGGTCATCAAAAACGACCTTCACTACAGTGTTGCAGGATATAAACTATTCGGCCAGCGCCTGGCTGAAAAAGCCATTGCCCTGATCAATCAATAA
- a CDS encoding arylsulfatase has product MGLKIAILATILCICGGLSFAGQRPNVLVILVDDLGYSDLGCYGGEIETPHIDSLASGGARFASFYNSARCCPSRASLMTGLHPHQAGIGSFAYPKPHKGMSPAYTGHLLPSTVTLAELLGDAGYSTWMVGKWHMGYPGPIARGFQNYFGFKDMLAHSENQWEPSLYTRLPKGTEPELKYDEGGFFATDVFTDYTLEFLKQARRKKDKPWFLYLAHSAPHFPVQAPIKTIDKYMPTFRKGWDILREARFERQKKLGLVDADAVLPPRSQVPVDRDDIANGYSGKQNPAWSTLPADRREDLARRGATFAAMVEHVDLGVGRVIADLEKNGELDNTLILFTSDNGACYEWGPFGFDGTSRLGKTTLHTGAALRNIGQAGTHHSYGSGWANLGNTPLTKYKHFCHEGGISSPMIVHWPAFFATRAAGQKSRILGYPGHIMDVVPTVLDATGAGYPRERQGNAITPLEGGSLLPAIEGKELPVRSLAFEHQKARALRKGDWKIVLGKRQPEEIRWELYHLKTDRFEQHNVAAQHPEIVQNLVAEWEAWAKKVGADPYAVKKKPQPANGQVKGKRGRKGKVE; this is encoded by the coding sequence ATTGGTTTGAAAATTGCAATACTGGCAACGATTCTGTGCATCTGTGGAGGACTGTCCTTCGCGGGGCAGCGTCCTAACGTACTTGTAATCCTGGTCGACGATCTGGGTTATTCCGATCTTGGTTGTTATGGAGGGGAAATAGAAACGCCGCACATCGATAGTCTGGCGAGCGGGGGGGCCAGGTTTGCCTCGTTCTACAATTCGGCGCGATGTTGCCCATCGCGGGCGTCGCTGATGACCGGTCTGCATCCCCACCAGGCAGGGATCGGCTCGTTCGCCTACCCGAAGCCCCATAAGGGCATGAGTCCCGCCTACACCGGGCATTTGTTGCCAAGTACAGTCACTCTGGCTGAACTGTTGGGTGATGCGGGATACTCGACGTGGATGGTTGGGAAATGGCATATGGGTTACCCCGGACCGATTGCCCGCGGCTTTCAGAATTACTTTGGCTTTAAAGACATGCTGGCCCATTCTGAAAACCAGTGGGAGCCAAGTCTCTATACACGCCTTCCCAAGGGGACCGAGCCGGAGTTGAAGTATGATGAGGGAGGTTTTTTTGCCACGGATGTTTTTACTGACTACACCCTCGAATTTTTAAAACAGGCACGCCGTAAAAAGGACAAACCCTGGTTTCTTTATCTGGCACACTCGGCACCGCATTTCCCGGTCCAGGCCCCCATCAAGACCATTGATAAATACATGCCAACCTTTCGTAAGGGCTGGGATATTCTGAGGGAGGCGCGCTTTGAGAGACAAAAGAAGTTAGGCCTCGTGGACGCCGATGCTGTCTTGCCGCCAAGATCACAGGTTCCTGTGGATAGGGATGATATTGCCAACGGTTATTCAGGGAAGCAAAATCCGGCATGGAGCACTCTCCCGGCGGATCGTCGTGAAGACCTGGCCCGGCGCGGGGCAACCTTTGCAGCCATGGTGGAGCATGTCGACCTGGGGGTAGGAAGGGTTATCGCAGACCTCGAAAAAAATGGTGAGCTCGATAATACGCTCATTTTATTTACCAGTGACAACGGCGCTTGCTACGAGTGGGGGCCATTCGGTTTTGACGGAACGTCACGCCTTGGAAAAACAACGCTCCATACGGGAGCTGCCCTGCGGAATATCGGGCAGGCAGGGACCCATCATTCCTATGGCTCAGGTTGGGCCAATCTGGGCAATACCCCGCTGACGAAGTACAAGCACTTTTGCCACGAGGGAGGAATCAGTTCGCCGATGATCGTACACTGGCCCGCATTTTTTGCAACCAGGGCGGCGGGACAAAAATCCAGGATTCTCGGCTACCCCGGGCACATCATGGATGTTGTGCCTACCGTGTTAGATGCTACTGGTGCCGGTTACCCACGGGAGCGTCAAGGAAACGCAATCACGCCCTTAGAGGGAGGCTCGCTGTTACCAGCCATCGAGGGCAAGGAATTACCCGTGCGCTCTCTTGCCTTTGAGCACCAAAAGGCCAGGGCCTTGCGCAAGGGCGACTGGAAGATCGTCCTGGGTAAACGCCAGCCGGAAGAAATCCGATGGGAGCTCTACCATCTGAAAACGGATCGCTTTGAACAGCACAACGTCGCAGCCCAACATCCTGAAATCGTGCAGAACCTTGTCGCCGAGTGGGAAGCCTGGGCTAAAAAAGTGGGCGCCGATCCTTACGCGGTCAAAAAGAAACCCCAGCCGGCGAATGGGCAGGTTAAGGGTAAGAGGGGCAGGAAGGGCAAGGTTGAATAG
- a CDS encoding alpha/beta hydrolase fold domain-containing protein codes for MKFALKIALQLLAASSLASSLAAAEPMPDRRITYKKVGDGELKLHLFNPPGHKISDKTPAIVFFFGGGWNGGAPKQFYPQCAYFASRGLVAVSAEYRTYKSHKTSPRECVMDGKSAVRWLRSHAVELGIDPDKIAAGGGSAGGHVAATTGTVTGFNEKGEDTTVSCIPNALVLFNPVYDNGPKGYGYSRVKDYWKEFSPMHNLSKATPPTIVFLGTKDELIPVATAKEYQKRMKALGIRSDLHLYEGQPHGFFNKQKYQETVIETDKFLKELGFLKGEPTLK; via the coding sequence ATGAAATTTGCACTGAAGATTGCGCTGCAACTGTTGGCGGCCTCCTCGTTGGCCTCCTCGTTGGCGGCAGCCGAGCCGATGCCCGATAGAAGAATCACCTACAAGAAGGTCGGCGACGGCGAGCTGAAGCTGCATCTCTTTAACCCTCCGGGCCACAAGATCAGCGATAAAACCCCGGCGATCGTGTTTTTCTTCGGAGGTGGTTGGAATGGGGGGGCACCCAAGCAGTTTTACCCCCAGTGCGCTTATTTTGCTTCACGCGGTTTGGTGGCTGTCAGTGCGGAGTATCGAACGTATAAATCTCACAAAACATCACCCAGGGAGTGTGTGATGGACGGAAAATCCGCAGTCCGCTGGCTGCGCTCGCATGCCGTGGAGCTAGGGATTGACCCTGACAAGATCGCCGCGGGTGGGGGCTCGGCTGGAGGACATGTGGCGGCAACCACCGGGACGGTAACAGGTTTCAATGAAAAAGGGGAGGATACGACGGTGAGCTGCATCCCCAATGCCCTGGTTCTGTTTAATCCGGTCTACGACAATGGTCCCAAGGGCTACGGTTATTCGCGGGTAAAGGACTATTGGAAAGAGTTCTCTCCAATGCACAACCTCAGCAAGGCGACGCCTCCGACCATTGTCTTCCTGGGGACGAAAGACGAGCTGATCCCCGTGGCTACGGCCAAGGAATATCAAAAACGGATGAAAGCCCTGGGTATCCGATCTGATTTACACCTTTACGAAGGGCAGCCCCACGGGTTTTTTAACAAGCAAAAGTATCAGGAAACCGTGATCGAAACCGACAAGTTCCTCAAAGAACTTGGTTTTCTAAAAGGAGAACCTACTTTGAAATAA
- a CDS encoding metallophosphoesterase family protein: MRICIFSDIHANLEALEAVMEDAAAEGCNSYICLGDVVGYNADPAACLERVRAMDCPVVKGNHDQDCGHDTSLEMMNPVAAEALRWTRDQLSPEQRLWLARLRMVRQTHDFTVVHSTLDQPNSWNYVTNKFDAMANFSYQVTPVCFYGHTHVPRVFVRDTRVQEVPAESIAIEPNCKYFINTGSVGQPRDGDWRASYCIYDTDQKMVIFRRLDYDLKTAQKKILAAGLPESLAERIAHGR, encoded by the coding sequence ATGAGAATCTGTATTTTCAGTGACATTCACGCCAACCTGGAAGCCCTTGAGGCTGTTATGGAGGATGCTGCGGCCGAAGGTTGTAACAGCTATATCTGCCTTGGCGATGTGGTTGGCTACAACGCTGACCCCGCCGCCTGCCTGGAACGGGTCCGGGCGATGGATTGCCCGGTGGTCAAAGGCAACCACGACCAGGACTGCGGCCATGACACCTCCCTGGAAATGATGAACCCGGTAGCGGCCGAAGCCCTGCGCTGGACCCGTGACCAACTCAGCCCGGAACAACGCCTGTGGCTTGCACGCTTGCGCATGGTCAGGCAGACCCACGATTTCACGGTGGTTCACTCGACCCTCGACCAGCCGAATTCATGGAATTACGTCACCAACAAGTTTGATGCCATGGCAAATTTTTCTTACCAGGTGACGCCAGTCTGCTTTTATGGACACACCCACGTCCCGCGTGTGTTTGTGCGCGATACCCGCGTGCAGGAGGTCCCCGCAGAATCCATTGCCATTGAGCCTAACTGCAAGTACTTCATCAACACTGGATCCGTCGGCCAACCACGTGATGGTGATTGGCGGGCATCGTATTGCATCTACGACACTGACCAGAAGATGGTGATCTTTCGCCGGCTTGATTACGACCTCAAAACGGCACAGAAAAAGATTCTCGCCGCCGGCCTCCCGGAGTCCCTCGCCGAGCGCATCGCCCATGGCCGGTAG
- a CDS encoding (deoxy)nucleoside triphosphate pyrophosphohydrolase, which produces MINVVCAVIQDRQGRVLVCRRPDGKALAGKWEFPGGKIEPDEPAGSALQREIAEELGCEVEVGRRLDEVIWHYPAFSIRLMPYLCKIRAGEPVALEHREIRWVGLEQCPSLDWAEADVPVWSSMCR; this is translated from the coding sequence ATGATCAATGTGGTTTGTGCGGTGATACAGGATAGACAGGGGCGGGTCCTGGTGTGTCGACGGCCGGATGGGAAGGCTCTGGCAGGGAAATGGGAGTTTCCCGGAGGTAAAATCGAGCCTGACGAACCCGCAGGCTCAGCTCTTCAACGAGAGATTGCCGAGGAGCTGGGTTGCGAGGTGGAGGTGGGGCGTAGGCTCGATGAAGTGATATGGCACTATCCTGCCTTCTCGATACGGTTAATGCCCTACCTCTGTAAAATCCGGGCAGGGGAGCCGGTGGCATTGGAGCACCGGGAAATACGCTGGGTTGGCCTGGAGCAATGCCCGTCGCTCGACTGGGCTGAGGCCGACGTGCCGGTATGGTCGTCGATGTGCCGCTAG
- a CDS encoding MBL fold metallo-hydrolase produces the protein MQPDIIPLEDEPCDVIAKAMHGLELTTRRLAAMTGLSERDIQSALRGDCDEEILCKLAAALHLSAPALIGLPDYRPTVSCPDGLTHFVSPFGHAGVNAYVITRGRHAMVFDTGTDAVPVTRFLTDRAMEIDALHITHRHHDHTASIPDFGKIRIVYPEDCAHGQILLHTSQHRLTALDVSGHLPTAKAYLYEGLTQPVCILGDSIFAGSMGKTPNITSYQRALQTAREHILTLPDDTVLCPGHGPLTTVKDEREHNPFLNVV, from the coding sequence ATGCAGCCCGATATCATACCCCTCGAAGATGAACCCTGTGATGTGATCGCCAAGGCGATGCATGGACTTGAACTTACAACCCGGCGCCTTGCTGCAATGACAGGCCTGAGCGAGCGGGACATCCAATCGGCATTACGCGGGGATTGCGACGAGGAAATATTATGTAAATTGGCAGCCGCTCTCCACTTGTCGGCACCTGCGTTGATAGGACTGCCGGACTACCGACCGACGGTTTCCTGTCCCGATGGACTGACACACTTTGTCTCACCCTTTGGTCATGCGGGCGTGAATGCCTATGTCATCACCCGGGGCCGCCATGCCATGGTGTTCGACACCGGCACAGACGCAGTGCCGGTCACACGGTTTCTCACCGACCGCGCCATGGAAATCGACGCTCTCCACATCACCCACAGGCATCACGACCACACCGCCTCCATTCCCGATTTCGGCAAAATACGCATAGTCTATCCTGAAGACTGTGCCCATGGGCAAATCCTCCTGCACACATCCCAGCACCGACTCACAGCCCTGGATGTCAGTGGCCACCTGCCCACAGCCAAAGCCTACCTCTATGAAGGCCTGACGCAACCTGTTTGCATCCTCGGCGATAGTATCTTTGCGGGCTCGATGGGAAAGACACCTAACATCACCAGTTATCAACGGGCTCTTCAAACGGCTCGGGAACATATACTCACACTGCCAGACGACACGGTCCTCTGCCCTGGCCATGGTCCACTAACCACGGTCAAAGATGAACGGGAACACAACCCGTTTTTAAACGTTGTTTGA